AAGATGCACGCCAAGTGTTCGATGAATGGATTAGTGAAGGTTTGGTGAGTGTGTGAGGTTTCTCAAGATCAGAAAGCCTTCCgagagggaaggaagctagagcaGAAGGTATTGAATAAGCACAATAAGGTTTGAACTCTAAGAATAAGCCTAGAGTAAACTCAGCATTTCACTATATCTTCAAAGTTGGATTTTACAAAGAGAGGAGCCtatcttttatagatgaagagaggTCTCCATTCTACGTTTACAAAGCTTCTACAATGTACAGAGGAAGTGTGCTGGAGAAGCTAAGAATCTTGGAGCTTACGTTTAAGTCAGACACATGTTAAAAACGTGATAAATGTGTAAAGTTGGTTCGCATTGGCTGGGTGCATGGTGCAAGATGCTGAGCGTGATGTTCATTTCGGAAGCCAAATCCCTTTGTTATCCCAATCCGAAAGCTAAGCTGGTCAATTCGGAAATCGCTtcatttcttctcttctttgctttctttactttttttagcTTGCTAAGCCTTCTAGGGTGATTAGGCATGGTCTCCAACCTTTATTTATGGGCCTACAAAAGAGTGTAAATGTGTTTAATAAAGGAAAGAAGGATTAATAAGTGATTCTTCATAAGAATAGAGTAGTAAGtgatctttcttcttcttgaatccTTCTGGTCACGACTTTTGTTAGAGGTCCTATGTACATCTTAGATGATCCTCTATCAAATAACTCCATCTTATGATCACATATTAAGGAGGAAACTCGAAACTATTCCTTACATATTAAGTTGGTCTTCTAAtgataaaaatttcaattaaaatttaattaaaataacaatataactatttaaaatattcaatcaagtcttttaattttttaaaatatcgtTCCTTGGGTTCAAATTGATATAGTCGTATAAACCGTCAATATGcatctattataaattatattatacacaaattaaagccatcaatgttttttttattaactatttattaCTGATTAATTGGATGAGAGGTGTTCtcgttattttaatttaagaatttgATTAAAACTTGAATTAATAGTACAACCAAATTGAAtaagatagataaataaatcAAGGAATAATGAGACGAAAATTTAATTCAGGccatatattaaatttttatatataataataatacaaattaataagtATACTAAATTTTAGTCAtggaaagtaaaaaataaactaagtCTGTTTGTTTCAGGGTGTGATATTATTAAAGGGTAAGTGTGAGGAAGATCTGGAGTTCCTACTCTAGtttgtttcaatgttttttAATGGATTTTAGAGTGCATATTTGCGTGAGAGTAGAATGGAAGAATTCACACATTGTGGTGAGGTACGAGGATATTTATTGTTCACCAAAACACCTTCGTGTCGTCACACTAGTGAAATTCCAGTATTCACTTGCCCATAGTGAGTCTAATTGAAGGAAATGGGATGGCTGACCTTCCCTTTTGTTGTCAGGGTCGTGAAGGAGAATGAGATAAATATGGTTTGGGCTATGGCAACCTTACTCTCAACACCCCATCTTTACATCATGCTTCTCTCATTTTCATACACACACctccaatattttattttaagttttaacccatttaaaattttacactccaaagaaaaataattaaacaatagaaataatattgtaagaatctagaaaatagaataaataagtgttttaaaataatgaaactgattatttaatattaaaatgagttgataatataattaaaatttcatacactctcatttctttaaaatttattctctaAACTCTACCTTTTCTCTAAGTTTTCTTATTCCTCTTTTTTCTCCATCCATTGTGGGTCTTTGATCATATGCATAAATCTTCTTTTGCATGTATCAAAAGGTtgtcttcttttattctttgtCAATTTGAAATTCTAAGATCCGTTTCCAATCATCAATTGGCAATTTGTaggtttctttttccttgtggAGAAAGTAACGCTTGGGGTTAGAGAGCCATAGTAATTCTAAAAACGATAAGGGAAGCTAATTTGCTTTTTATAGCTATTGtaagatatttaaaatctaTGAATTTGGTGTATGTGATTATATGGTGATTTATGATGTTAAATTTGGAAAAGTGTTGAATTCTTGTACACTATGAGGCCATATTCTTGGAATAAACAATATGCCTTTTCAGGCCATATTCAAGAGTTGGCATTTCCATGCTTCCAAGTTCATATTTGCTGCAAAACAAGCTCAGGTTGTGATATACGAGGCCTCTGTTTGCCATACTTTCCTGATTATACTGATATTCACTAAATTTTATGGTACTTTTGGATCAACTATGCATTGAAATCATATCTCCTCTGACAAGTTAATCTAGAAGAAGTAATTATCAAGCATATTTAAACGAAGATCTCTGTTTATTgatagaaaataatagaaaaagagaaGTACATCTCAGGAAAAGACAATACCAGCTGCAAAAACAAGAGCAGAAATCTGCTTCAAAGAGGGAATGAGAGGATTTCCAATCATGTTCTTCAGATCACGAAGGAAATATAGCACATTGAGGAGAAGGTCCCATATAATGAACCGACCACAGAGTAAACAAGCTTAATGGAAATCACAAGGATGATGCTTTCTCATTGAGTGCTTCTTTGACTGCTCTCAGAAGCGATGGCATTAATTTCTGGTTTGTAACAATAATACCAGAAACAACATCGAGAAACTTTCCTTTTGAAAAGTCCAAGGGATTCCCCGCAGCATCCGTGACGATACCTCCAGCTTCTACAAAAGTCCAATCGCATTTATAGAAGATTAGAAGACACATTCCACAATCGAAGCAATGCATGAACCTAAATATCAGTTCATTGTCAATGAAAGTCACAATTATCGGAAGACTCAAATATTATGCAACATAAGTCATTCAAAACACGAGAGATAGGAATATATAGCTCATCCATGAGATAATGTCATCACTGTAATGAGGAGTTGTGTTGGTTGCACAGGAATATTAAATCCACACAGAGAATATTGAAAACCGCACTCCTCTCAACAAGCAAATCTTCAGCAATCTTGTAGTACCTATCccttacaaatatttttctttattttgcaGGTTCTCTTCTTGTTTTCATTCTATTTAAGAAACATCAGGTGTCTTCCCATTAAAGGGAAATGACAATGAGTGCATATAATATGTTTGGATTCCCAATCCCCCCAGACCTTCCACGAGCAATAAATAGATAGTCGTGCATTCAAATTATCTTTCTTGTCAATTAAAGACCAAAGAAAGATCAATGCTAagtaaaatgataaaggcaAGTCAAACATAAACagattgaaatataattattcaccGGCACTTCAACAGAGTTTATTATACAGTCCAGACCAAATAGAATATTGTAAGATGCAACCACTGTCATACAGAGTTGGCTATTCGACCGAAGCAATTTAAAAGGGTTTAATTTGAGCTGGACACTACTTTAATTTTGGAACATGTTCTAAGATTTGTACTTCATAACCTGTTGTGAAGAATTTTGGGTGCCCTCGCTTGGAAAATGAATAACTAATTCCCTACCGAAAATCAAACTCCTCTAAGGTGTTAGGAGAAGAGCTACCAAAATCTCTTAAGATTTCATCatgaaaaaagtatttaaagtatattaatatCGTTTTACCAGTGAAATtccataatttaaatttaaaattctacaGTAAGAATTGAGTATGTAACATGTACGAGTTTCGtgtatcttaaaatattttagatgatATTCACACCACAAATATCTATCACTTTCCTAACTGCAAATCAAATTGAACCATAACTCCTAAAATACTTACAAAGATTCAACTATCATTGAATTTCACAATGAAGTAAACTTAATCCTAGAAATCAAAATTTATGGTCCATTAACATCACCTTTGAGACCAGCGCTATCTTTTCCTTGAAAGCCTTCATTATTTCCCTTTAAGGTGCTAAAATTCATTACCACAAACTAATGATGGAAATGGCTTAGAACTTATCAAACAAGGTTAGTTTTAACTTCATATTTAGAGTTCCTTGGCATCAAGCTCCAGGATGCAACATGCTAAAAgcaataataatcacaaagaaaaaaggTTTAGAAAAGTTGCCAAGCTCcctaaatttgttaaaatgtatAAACTTTACCTACAACAAGGAAACGTAGGACATTATACAtatgatcaaattatattacataagtgagtgcaaacctcactttataaGCTGCTTTTAAAAGATTGAGTCAAACTTAAAGTTCATTTTCTAAGATGGTATAGATCCTTTCTTGACATGGATTATTAGATCTATCATGTCACCCACTTTCAGACTACTCACAAATATCTAGTTCTACACTTAAGATGTTAAGTTCACGCTGTAAGAAGGTGCATTGGTGATCTCACATCAATACATCAATTGGAGATATGAACCGATTATAATATGCAAATCTTAACTTATAAGCTAGTTAGGTGAAagtgagttaggcttaaaagtCTTACTTtataatagaaaacattaaaacatattcTAGAAACCTATTCTATATTCTATATGAATTTGAAGAGAGTCCGGATCCAAGTAAAGTTTTAACTAGGACATAGACTTGATAAACATAAACATACGTCAAATGTAATTTATGACCAATTCTGGACAGTTATGACACTCATTTTAAGCAGAGCATGTTTAccaagaaaagattggtcaaattgttcattaaaagaaatacttCAGAACAGGAACgaaaaactaatgaaaaataataccAGTCACAACAATGCTTCCAGCAGCATGATCCCATATTTTTTCACGGTATCCTTTGTGAGGGAAACGCAAATATATAGCCCCATCTCCTCTTGACAGAGCTCCATATTTTGCTTGGCTATCAATTCTGACTGGTGGTGCTTTGACACCAAGTTTCTGTTAATTAAGTAACGTTCAAGAATTGTGTGTAATTAAATCTAAGAGAGCTaagagaaaaaactaaaaaacaatgaaaaagacAAATGTGCTAACTATAGAAATAACATTACTTCTGCAATGGAGCTAGACAAGTCATGCGAGGAGTGTGCTGCTTCAAAAGACTCAAAAAATGATGCTTCCTCTGGATTATCAACATCACAAACATGGACCTGGATGATCATTTGGACATGGAACAACTGTCAAATGACATTACCAAAGTGACaagtatgaaaaaaatttgCAAGCACCAACCTTAGTTTGTGTAGAACCACCCAGTGCTTGCAAATATGCTCCATCACCAACTTTAGCAAAGAAGAGACAACCAACTTCAtttgaagaatggagctgattAGAGCCAATGGATGCCAGTGGAAGATTTGGACAAGCCAAGACACCCAATACAACTTTTCCTTCATGTAGCAAACCTAATGCTATAGCATATTGGTCTCCTCTTACAAACCTATTATGTTATCTCACAAGCATGAGCTACTTAATGACATTGTCTCCATAAGTGACAATGCAAGTGAAACAAATggtataaaaataaagacagtaaaattggaaataatgaagaaaaataattatttaatcaaatgTTCGATTAATTTGACAActaaagaatataaaagtaaatactAATATActagtattttatattatcaaatttttatgagtaaaaaaatagatttcaaGGTTTTCTATTATCATTTTATGTTTCATTTGTTTCCAGATTATAAAAGTTGGTATAAAAGTTGGTACAAGAATcggtgagaaaagaaaatgaaagtagaaaataataagtTGTTTTTTCCTGTTTACCTTACAAACTTTTGAAAACGGgaagtaaaatgaaaagaaggtggcctttttttaattaaaaatgaaatataaaacgCAAACAGAAAACAATTCTCAAATTAAATGGGCCTTTAGATAGTCAATTTCACCGTGCCAGGTAATAAATAATgtctttcaaaattaaaatcaccaTTACAGATATATGTTAGTTGGAACTTTGAAGTGATAGTCGATGGATTTCAACAATTATTTTGTCCTTACTTCCTAAACAATATAAGATGTTGAATGACAACTGCAATCTCAGATAAAAATCAGATTAATAATACTAGATAAattcatatatgttttaaatgagATATTACAAACATATTCGTGCTGCAAGAACATaacattttttagaaaaataatataatgaaattcGACAAACAGTGaacaatttacttcaaaatgaatttttttgagaaaaaaaaaaaaataatactcacCCTTTTGTACCATCTATCGGATCCAAAACCCAGTGCTGTCCAACTGGACCACCTTCAGACTTACCATTGTCAATGGCCGCAAGCACATCATCTGTTGTTAAAGTAGGAAAGCTATCTGATCCTTCACTAGCAAGAGTATCATTGACAAGTTCTGTAATGCGCTTCAGTGTTTCCTGGCCACTTTCCTTACGAAGATCCCCTGAAtcctgaaattttaaaattggattTTATACTCAAGCATGGAAATGAAAGCAAAGTTTACATGTCCAAAAAACCTGTAAGAATTTACAATTTCACCTCCTCGGCTACTATTGAAAATGGTTCAGAAGGAAGTTCTCTCTCAAGTATAAAGCTGACCAATGCCTGTGAACCTGTAAACCACAAGAAAGCAACCTGATTTATTTGAAGTGAATTGAAGCTTCATCTAAATCTCAATGAACAAGTTTAgcaactaaaataatataaaatgaaaaattacagctaaaattgtaaataactttctttttcaCAAGTGATCCATATTATAGGCAATGAAGCAATTTAAATCGCCACATTAGAAAGTTCATATGGAAGATCCACTATTTATTGAGGTGGTGGTAGCAGGAATTTCAACTAATGTGCATAAGGACTAGTTTTTATGTGAGAGCAATTTGCCCAAGAACCTTCTGGTTGAGCTAACTATAATTAGGTCCTCTTTTCGTACAAGAAAATGATTACTAGAATATGGAGACACGTAGCAGAACAATACATGATGTGAAAGAGATATATAAATTAGTGAGGGAAGACAAACAAAACATCTGCTATAGTTGCATACTTGCCTATCATAACATAGAAGCAAATTTATACAAGTGGAAGGTCTTTCCTCATGTCTGTCCTGTAAGGAAAAATGCTTTACACCAGCCAACCTTTGGTAATACATAGTAAATCATCAAACATGATTTACAACAATTTGCTTATACTAGCTAATCATCACAATTTTTCAACTAAAATAGAGTTTCAATGCATGGTTTAAAACAAGTACGCTACGACTATTAAGTCACTGGTGTAGAGCTTGTATTTgtagaaatattattaaagaacaACTCCCCTACTCTCGTTGTAGAAATGCAAAAGATTTCAAAACTACAATGATACTGTTAAAATTTGCTGGCTCATTCTTGTAAACTGAATTAGTTGAATATTAACAGGACACATCATCTATAACtattataaggaaaaaaaaaaaaacaaattttgagagTGCGAAAAACTCATAGAACTGGACTCAAGGAACAACAACTTATTTCAAAGCACAGGAACAACAAAGCCCCTTAAATTAGAGCTGATAAACTACACAACATGCACGAAATGTTCTGATCAAATCAGTAACCCTTGATTATACATCTGAAAAAATATGGCAaggatttgtgaagaaaactaAAAAGCTTACTCCGCTCCCATTCTTCAGCTTCTAATTATGTAAACATAATCCAACCGGTAAAAGCACCCGTAACAACTAGTCCAAGAGCATAACATTATACACAATCAGCACTAATTCTACTCGGTCAATTAACAACTAAACTTCTCATTTTCCAACTACAATTAACTTTTCAATGTGAGCATTTGCACACAAAAAAAACGATTCAACGTTAACACCAGATACAATGGTAGCAGGACTAAATAGCATACCATAATCGGCCACTGTAACGGGACTTTTGTCTGACTTTGAGTGAACATCGGATTGAAGAAGAGCCTTCTGAACTTTCTGCACAAAGCATGCAAAGAAGAATAAATCAGCATCCATTAGTAGTTAATAAAACTAGTTTAGAATTTCAATTAAACGAAAAATAagggtttttcttttgtttatgaAAATGGTGATGGTAAAGAGAAATTGCGGATGAGTGCCTGGCAGAGACGAGCGGCGAGAGTGGCTGCTTTCTTTGCAGCGGCGAGTTCCTTCTCATAAGGCATTGAAGAAACGATTAGTGTTAGTGGCGATGAACAGCAACTACTTCTCGTTGACACGCTAATGCACCTTGTTCGGATTCTGGCTTCGGACAACC
This genomic stretch from Vigna radiata var. radiata cultivar VC1973A chromosome 7, Vradiata_ver6, whole genome shotgun sequence harbors:
- the LOC106766815 gene encoding SAL1 phosphatase, with protein sequence MGTATVWWRARAISAGVGSDWRLSEARIRTRCISVSTRSSCCSSPLTLIVSSMPYEKELAAAKKAATLAARLCQKVQKALLQSDVHSKSDKSPVTVADYGSQALVSFILERELPSEPFSIVAEEDSGDLRKESGQETLKRITELVNDTLASEGSDSFPTLTTDDVLAAIDNGKSEGGPVGQHWVLDPIDGTKGFVRGDQYAIALGLLHEGKVVLGVLACPNLPLASIGSNQLHSSNEVGCLFFAKVGDGAYLQALGGSTQTKVHVCDVDNPEEASFFESFEAAHSSHDLSSSIAEKLGVKAPPVRIDSQAKYGALSRGDGAIYLRFPHKGYREKIWDHAAGSIVVTEAGGIVTDAAGNPLDFSKGKFLDVVSGIIVTNQKLMPSLLRAVKEALNEKASSL